In Carassius gibelio isolate Cgi1373 ecotype wild population from Czech Republic chromosome B17, carGib1.2-hapl.c, whole genome shotgun sequence, a single window of DNA contains:
- the LOC127975806 gene encoding ankyrin repeat and SOCS box protein 2 translates to MRRFSYAEYIALFRSRNTKPNSPQKTSSSGGDANRDETEPSQVSSSVRRAHVQSGSEEDWTALHEAAHRGQTRCLRTLLTDGGVCVDKRTLQEQTPLLLAVQGTHLECVRTLLEAGADPDISNKNKETPLYKACEQESVSAVKLLLAFGAAVNQRCYHGWTALHEAARRDNPELCETLLRARAAVDARNADHVTPAIEAARHGRTEALAHLIKNGADVNAQTCDGNTALTEACRHGHTHTVKLLLRHHADANKATHTGLLPLHIASQHGHKEIVSSLLPVSSRARVRRSGISPLHLAAEHDQRAILSLLIESGFDVNCKLSQERSAGFQNRCVSALYCAVAARNTGAAAALLRAGADPNTDPCSPLLLAARHGCLETVALLLEHGCDARACFTCDTHHSGQHAPLRTHPHQTHTSTTHAQFCDWIWSSCWRHTAGRLIDLLLDYVGNVQLCSRIRDLLLDQPEWTSIKEKTTSPRGLTHLCRLRIREQLGPQRLRCVESLPLPGPMLRFLSSRGL, encoded by the exons ATGAGACGCTTCTCTTACGCCGAATATATCGCATTATTTCGGTCTAGAAACACAAAACCAAACTCGCCTCAGAAAACATCATCATCTGGTGGAGATGCGAACCGGGACGAGACCGAGCCgtcaca AGTCAGCTCTTCTGTGAGAAGAGCACATGTGCAGAGCGGGAGTGAAGAGGACTGGACGGCTCTGCATGAAGCGGCTCACCGCGGCCAGACGCGCTGCCTGAGGACTCTACTGACAG atggtggtgtgtgtgtggacaAGCGCACGCTTCAGGAGCAGACGCCGCTGCTGCTCGCCGTTCAGGGCACACACCTGGAGTGTGTGAGGACTCTTCTGGAGGCAGGAGCCGACCCCGACATCAGCAACAAGAACAAAGAGACGCCTCTTTATAAAG CGTGTGAGCAGGAGAGTGTGAGCGCGGTGAAGCTGCTGCTGGCGTTCGGTGCGGCTGTGAATCAGCGCTGTTATCACGGCTGGACCGCGCTGCATGAAGCAGCGAGACGAGACAACCCTGAGCTCTGTGAGACGCTCCTGAGGGCCAGAGCCGCTGTAGACGCCCGCAACGCTGACCACGTCACACCCGCGATAGAAGCGGCTCGACACGGACGCACAGAAGCGCTCGCTCACCTGATCAAGAACG GTGCTGATGTGAACGCTCAGACGTGTGACGGAAACACAGCTTTAACTGAGGCCTGCAGacacggtcacacacacacagtgaagctCCTGCTCAGACATCACGCAGACGCCAACAAAGCCACCCACACCGGCCTTCTGCCACTGCACATCGCCAGCCAGCACGGACACAAAGA GATAGTTTCCTCACTGCTCCCGGTCAGCAGCCGGGCGAGGGTCCGGCGGAGCGGTATCTCTCCGCTTCATCTGGCGGCGGAGCACGACCAGCGGGCCATTCTGAGTCTGCTGATCGAGTCGGGATTCGACGTCAACTGCAAACTCTCTCAGGAGCGCTCTGCTGGGTTCCAGAACCGGTGTGTTTCGGCTCTATACTGCGCCGTCGCTGCCAGGAACACAGGGGCCGCCGCCGCTCTGCTGAGGGCAGGAGCTGACCCCAACACTGACCCCTGCAGCCCGCTGCTGCTAGCGGCACGTCACGGCTGTCTGGAGACTGTGGCCCTGCTgctggagcacggctgcgatgCTCGAGCCTGCTTTACCTGCGACACACACCACAGCGGGCAGCACGCTCCCCTCAGAACTCACCCGCACCAGACACACACCAGCACCACTCACGCACAG TTCTGTGACTGGATCTGGTCCTCCTGCTGGAGACACACAGCCGGGCGGCTCATCGATCTGCTGCTGGACTATGTAGGAAATGTTCAGCTCTGCAGCAGGATCAGAGATCTCCTTCTGGACCAGCCGGAGTGGACCAGCATTAAGGAGAAAACAA CGTCTCCACGAGGCCTGACGCATCTCTGTCGGCTGAGGATCCGAGAGCAGCTGGGGCCACAGAGACTGAGATGTGTGGAGTCACTGCCGCTGCCGGGCCCCATGCTGCGCTTCCTGAGCTCCAGGGGCCTTTAG